GACCAGGCGTCCACCGACGCCAAGGACCAGAGCGCCGAGCAGGCGTCGACGGACACCAAGGAGAGCGccgagcaggcggcggccgccgtggccggcCGCGGCACGCCCAAGAACCTGACGTTCGACGACGAGAACGGGAAGATGGACGGCGTCGACCTGGTGAAGGACGACGGCAACAAGACGCGCATCTCGGAGGAGAGCGCCAAGGTCGAAGGAGCCGCGCTGACGGTGAAGCCACTGGccaaagcggcggcggcgaccaccgACACCGACACCACCAGCACGGCGGAGGCCCTGCCGAACGTCCAGGCGGAGCTGTTGACGGAGCGCGCGGCGCAGAACGGGTCGTTCACAACGCAGGCGGCGGAGTCCAccgaggagaagaagaagcgcgccggcgccgagaagaaggccaaggggaataagaagaagaaggcgccgggcggaggcgcggcgacgCCGGCAGGGAAGTGGAAGCTGTGCAACTCGAGCGCCGGCGCCGACTACATTCCGTGCCTGGACAACGAGGCCGCGATCAAGAAGCTCAAGACGGACAAGCACTACGAGCACCGTGAGCGGCATTGCCCCGCCGAGCCGCCGACGTGCCTggtcccggcgccgccggcgtacCGCGACCCAATCCGGTGGCCGCACAGCCGCGACAAGATCTGGTACCACAACGTGCCGCACACGGCGCTGGCCGAGTACAAGGGGCACCAGAACTGGGTGAAGGTCTCCGGCGAGCACCTAACgttccccggcggcggcacgcagtTCAAGCACGGCGCGCTCCGGTACATCGACCTGAtccaggccgcggcggcgccggagggggcGGTGGCGTGGGGCCGGCGCAGCCGCGTGGTGCTGGACGTCGGCTGCGGCGTGGCAAGCTTCGGCGGGTACCTGTTCGACCGCGACGTGCTGACCATGTCGCTGGCGCCCAAGGACGAGCACGAGGCGCAGGTGCAGTTCGCGCTGGAGCGCGGGATCCCGGCGATCTCCGCCGTGATGGGCACCCGGCGGCTTCCGTTCCCCGGCGGCGTCTTCGACGTCGTGCACTGCGCACGGTGCCGCGTGCCGTGGCACATCGACGGCGGCATGCTCCTCCTCGAGCTCAACCGCCTGCTCCGCCCCGGCGGCGTCTTCGTCTGGTCCGCCACGCCGGTCTACCAGAAGCTACCCGACGACGTCGAGATCTGGGACGAGATGGCGAAGCTGACCAAGGCCATGTGCTGGGAGATGGTGGCGAAGACGAAGCACACCGTCGTCGACGACCAGGTCGGCGTCGCCATCTTCCGGAAGCCGGAGAGAAACGGCTGCTACGAGAAGAGGCCGGAGAAGGCGCCGCCGCTGTGCGAGCCCTCCGACGACCCCAACGCGGCGTGGAACATCAAGCTGCGGGCGTGCATGCACCGCGTGCCGGAGGACCCGTCGGAGCGGGGAGCACGGTGGCCGGAGCCGTGGCCGGAGAGGCTGGGGAAGGCGCCGTACTGGCTGGACGGCAGCCAGACGGGCGTGTACGGGAAGCCGGCGCCGGAGGACTTCGCGGCGGACCTGGAGCACTGGAGGAAGGTGGTGCGGAGCTCGTACCTCGCCGGCATGGGCATCGACTGGAAGACGATCCGGAACGTGATGGACATGAGGGCCGTCTACGgcgggctcgccgccgcgctacGGGAGATGGAGGTGTGGGTGATGAACGTGGTGACCATCGACTCGCCGGACACGCTGCCGGTAATCTACGAGCGCGGGCTGTTCGGGATCTACCACGACTGGTGCGAGTCCTTCAGCACCTACCCGAGGTCCTACGACCTCCTCCATGCCGACCACCTCTTCTCCAAGCTCAAGCCCAGGTACTCCTACCTCCGATCCAATCTTTTCAAGGACATGCTGGGCACGACAACTCTTTTAATTGTCTGGTTCGCATTTGCAGGTGCAAGGTGTTGCCGGTGGTCGTGGAGGTGGACAGGATCCTGAGGCCGAATGGCAAGTTCATCGTGCGGGACGACAAGGAGACGGTGGACGAGATCCAGAGCGCGGTGAGGTCGTTGCAGTGGGAGGTCAGGATGACAGTGTCCAAGAACAAGGAGGCGATGCTGTGTGCGAGGAAGACGACGTGGCGGCCCACGGAGGTCGAGAGCAGATGATCGACCTATGTAGCTGTAGCAGTCGTACTGTCAGAGATTGTAGAGGGTGATCTACGTCCTACACACTTGGTGCTGCAGCATTTGCGTTAACTAAGTGAGCTAGATGCTGGGGATTATTGTAGGTTTTTTATTATTGTTTTTGGGTGCTTTTTATGGACGTTTTAGGGGTTACagaactcgcctttagtcccggttggtagagagcaaatctcccaaaaaatccatccgggataaaccaatcgagacaaaaggggagtctttagtcccaggtctttcaaccgggagtaaagacaccctttagtcccggttggttaaagggcctgccacgccaagCGCGGGACAGGaccctttactcctggttgggttttccaaccgggaccAAAGTCCTCCATGAAATTTCAGAcgcgcgccatgcaggcgcctgtaATTttatgcatcacgtacgtacccggcccttttgttaacctttagtagttgagacttattttataatgaaatcaaactagtatttaaatgaataaaaCTAATagttatacaattactatatatacaattcttagtatatatacaattcttagcatactatataaatcttagcgtattatatatacaaatcaaactatatatctacaatcttcccatcaaagtgttgctcggagcgtctaaagttcgtccatcgtaataaaattctccttgtggttttaccacctcgtccatcaggaatccaatgagaccttcacatattgccgctactctttccttcttcaagagtccatgttgaatatttaacatctatagtttggaaatatgtgaatgttacatgaacaattaaatataaggagctagaaaataattaactattaataattttattttacgtactttaaagttgtgcggcgtcatctttagtgcCTTGGGTTccacaaaactgtgcatgtgctcacagatgtagtagccacatagattattcccgggttcctgtcttaagcacttcagtaggaaaaaaataagttatgaaatactattcgtgttatagaatgtacaaaatgtgcagacttcatacataccgagaagtctatgttccatgtaagtttttctttgaatggacctttgcgtgtcctgatgaattgtctccatgcgttgcggattaaaataatgaatgatatagtattaggtgaaaatttaggaaacaaacttttgcatagagataaaggtccagaattattacaagcctagtatgtcttgcatgtctcggaactccaccggatctttcctcaatgaatcaaaGACAAtgatgtggcttctttcagactcaattataatgaggatccagtgaaACTGcttacataaatgttcatatatattagagctaactaacattaatcaggtaaggaaataGAAAATGAAAGTAGATgttatacacacacttacttgaagttgtatggaagtagtatgaaattcttgaatttttgtttgtctaggaaattgtatacttccaccaaggttttgtTTGGCATGACctgtatctatttttggttaactatggatggatccatgaagccaatatggaggtacgcttctcgTTAGCATgtttgaattagcatcctacataaaatggaagacgaagttagtacggtgacgcatgcaaaaaaataatgatatgagccaaaatttacatgtagataaacggacacttaaaAAACCCatgcgctgatcagagagacgtccagggcatcatgatggtacatttcgtatatatccttgaattctagccaTAGGACTTTCTTGCCTttgccgtaaaaatctatcggttttaccttaaggctgaacatctccctcgagtcggcggacaccttcatgtaccattgatggaattcgtacatctttattgatagcttccgtaccaactcaggccttgccagagacttgcctagctcaaaggtccatctcggtTCAACTGGTGGTGCAGCTGgtagctcaacttgccctagacattcatcaactcccatacctgtttcttccatgaattacaatacttgtgcttgttgatccaagggcattgctactatcttttcaacatttttttctggtagatgcccgaggttggggacaacaccactggaagatgactttcctttccttttttcccttcttATCAGCCTTCACTAATGCCcgttcgtagttcgatagtagtggtatcctcttcttggcttcttcttccatcctgataaaaaaatttaagtttctttGATTTACcggtggtggctccatctcccttgcttttttttttcttcggcctgtttcttgaaccactccctagcctctgcttggattttggcccactgttccgcatgagtcattgcctcccagcgttcctcatgagtcacttcagctcctttcttttcttctttcatagtcttggcttgggaggtggtggtcgtgacttcttaagtggtgctgcaggttccttccttggggctgctcttagtcccggtgaCGGTGATCAGGGAGGGGTGTTAATATTGTCGttgtcgctcccaccaccaggatgtggtggagatggagaccttgattgagcaggaagcgacggtcctggagcaggttgtgctggagatgacggtcttgagttttgaggagatggtcgctgctggggatctgcgGGGAGCGATCTTGAGCACTAAGGAGGTGCTTCtatgccggggatgatgatgtaacgtttgcgccatagaatgatcccgtgaagcgcatctcctaccGTCCTTTCCCTGACGCCtcccaggaggtcgagctctaggtcttcatattggctatcaacgatCTGCTCTAGGCTGACGCTggtgtagccaggtggaatctccatgccatggcttgtctgccctgccaggattggtaaggtacttccgtacgccacctgtacatatagcagaagtaaacaagttattaaactctgatcccgaggcatggatcaattgagaagttATTAAATGCAGTTACAACCGAGACTGaaggggagcctttagtcccagttgcaaataccaaccgggagtaaagctctgctccattccagcctaccgtggtgCGCTCCTTTTTGTCCTGGGCTAACTTTAaattgggacaaaagggggcgcatggaaggtcagttctctactagtgtgtaCCTACCTTCGACATGGGACTTGAGAGTAcgtacatacatatataaatatattttgcGGAGGATGGTAATTGTTTGCAAATTGGTGTTTTCATGGTCCATACCACTGCACATGATTTCCTCATACATAGTAGAGAATAGGTAGCCGCGACAGTGACGGTCGCCTGGAGGGATCGCCGCTTGCCTTTGTAGACAAAGTAGTCGATGAAAGCACGGTTACCGGAAGCCATCTTGAACAGCACGATGTCGCGATGCGTGGCCATGACGTCCAGGGATGACTCTGGCGAGCTTGGCCCTTCTGGCAATTCAAGGGCGAGGATGGAAGTGCCCGACGGTTCCACGAGCTCTAGAGAGACGGAGATCACCTTGCCCTTGGAGGTGTGGGAGGTTGATGAGGTGGTGCCATTGTCATTCGAATTGTCCCGCCGAGCACCAGCTTGGCCGAGGATCACCCAGCTGGGATGGGAGGCCGGCGAAGCCGTGGACAACAAGGTGGACCATCGTTTACAGCGACAGCGGTGGTGGGCGGGCACATCTGCCTTGGTAGTAGAGGACAGCATGTCGGTGGGATCGGAGGCGGATTTGCCGGCTGATGAGCCCTCGGACGATCGCCTGCGCTGCTTGCGTACGGGCAACGGAGCCTCCGTCTCCGTGGTTGAGATGAGCATGGCGGCGGCAAGGGTTTGTTTTGTGGCATCGGAGAAAATTCAGAGCTTCTTGGGTCTGGCAGAGGACTTAGGTCCTGAACTTTGGGGAGGTTCAATCTGAATTGTATACATACATAGAAATAaaaagtttccaaaaaaaataaagaaagtgCCCGCTCCGGGCCCACGCCCACGCCGCTCGTGCCTCCCGCGTGCCGCTCCACCTGGAAGagataagggaggggagaggaggagagaagataagggagGGAAGATGAGAAGATATGGTGGTGAGAGAGGGGGTGACTAAAGATCCTGGGGAGGCGTTTAGTCCCGAATGAAAACACAACTGGGACTAGAGGCTctcctttagttccggttggaattaccaactaggactaaaggtttAGTCCcaaatctttagtcccggttggtgttttcaatcAGGATAAAAGCCCCCTCATCCCACTAgtcgttacaaccgggactaaagggggctctttagtctcggttgatattaccaaccgagactaaagagtcCCCTGTCAGTGGCCATTTGTGGTGGATTTTTGACCcagtcccgggtccaaagacAATCggggtaaaaaaaatattggatggAAGGTTTTTTCTCTACCATTGGGTGGTGGCGGCTCGAGCCGCTGGAGACAGTGGATGACGGCGAGGTGGGGgcgagcggaggagagaggggtAGCGCGGGGGTTGACGAGGAGATAGGGCAGCGGGAGGCGGCAGCAGGTCAGGCGGTGAGAGTTGCTAGAgccgaggaggacggcgcgggGGATGGCCCACAATAGGCCGCGTGCACTAACTGAAGGCGACATTGTCCCGTCACTCAATCATCAGAATTAAAATTAATAGCCTAAGGGGACTATGTTTCTCACATCATACTAGCATGCTTTAGTTACTCTCCAAAGCCGAAACCCCTCAATTATGCGTACATTATATGTCATATACGGAGCAAATAATTCCGTACATACCAAAGGAATAACATGAGAATTATATCGTGGTCTCCAAAGGTTTTTTAATTCATGAAAATGCAAACAATAAAAATGTTCCAAGTGCACATAGATCGACTACTGAATGAAGTTTACGAAAATGCCAAATAAGTTATTTAAAGTTTACCTTACGTTTAAAAACAATTCATGTGCATACATTGTTTCATAGTCTTATCTGTTCATGCCTTGGTGGATATAGATTGCGCTCGTTTTCCGAGTTCACGCCACTGGATACGAGGCTTGGATGGCAACGCCATAGGCGTTGACACCCCTTTCCCAGCCTCAGGTAGCCTCCCTCTCCCAGGTCTTCCCCAACTATTCTTGATTAGCCGTCACTTAATCACTAAAATCACAATTAATAGCCTAATGGATCATATTTCTTACAGCATAAAAGTAGCGCACTCTAGTTGCTCTAAAGCAGAAACCCATTAAATATGCGTACATTATATGTCATGCAGAGCAAATAATTGGGTGCATACCAAATGATTAACATGAGAATTGCATCGTGGTCTCATAAGGCAAAATACAAACAATAAAAATGTTACATGTATATATAGACGATTACGTGAAGTTTTTAAAAATGGCACATAAATTATTAAATTTAAAGTTTACCTTACGCTAAGAAACCAATTTATGTGCATGGATTATTACATATTCTTATTTGTGCATGCCTTCATGGATATAGATTGCGCGGGTTGTTTTCCGAGTTTACGCCACTGGATAGGAGGCTTGGATGGCAACGCCACATGCGTTGACACCCCTCTCAAGCCTCAGgtaccctccctctccccaggTCTCCCCCCAACTGTTCTTGATCAGCCAGTACTGGCTGTCATCCTCAGCTGTGCCGTACCCTACTATCGTCACCGCATGGTTCAAGTCCGTGCCACAGCTGTCCGTGGTCATCACGCCGCCGTCGTAGAACTGGAAGTTGTTCGCGTCGACGCCCACGGACACGGGCTGGTTGGCAACAGCCGCTGCGAGCGCGTCCTCATCGTAGCGGGGCACGTCCTGGTAGCTTCTGATAGTGACTGCCGGTTGGACGGACTGGCACATGTCCTGGATGGCAGTGTACTGGTAGGCGTCCTCGGTGGTGATTCCGCCGTTGCTGATGATGTACTCGAAGGCGTTGTCCATATTGCCGCCGTTGCAACCG
This genomic window from Setaria viridis chromosome 8, Setaria_viridis_v4.0, whole genome shotgun sequence contains:
- the LOC117834236 gene encoding probable methyltransferase PMT26 translates to MALFDRNQRQRSSFCSTATFFVAFVALCLLGLWMVSSPETVPGAISLSSAEKAAVKADAKEEDSSIDATNTVKQDSANVVAETTAAAEASEEDPAKPAAEDAKGDGDKAAASKDQTFDDENGRTEGGELVKPGNGGETDAAAAQGKGAAEEASAETDGKDAGGMDQASTDAKDQSAEQASTDTKESAEQAAAAVAGRGTPKNLTFDDENGKMDGVDLVKDDGNKTRISEESAKVEGAALTVKPLAKAAAATTDTDTTSTAEALPNVQAELLTERAAQNGSFTTQAAESTEEKKKRAGAEKKAKGNKKKKAPGGGAATPAGKWKLCNSSAGADYIPCLDNEAAIKKLKTDKHYEHRERHCPAEPPTCLVPAPPAYRDPIRWPHSRDKIWYHNVPHTALAEYKGHQNWVKVSGEHLTFPGGGTQFKHGALRYIDLIQAAAAPEGAVAWGRRSRVVLDVGCGVASFGGYLFDRDVLTMSLAPKDEHEAQVQFALERGIPAISAVMGTRRLPFPGGVFDVVHCARCRVPWHIDGGMLLLELNRLLRPGGVFVWSATPVYQKLPDDVEIWDEMAKLTKAMCWEMVAKTKHTVVDDQVGVAIFRKPERNGCYEKRPEKAPPLCEPSDDPNAAWNIKLRACMHRVPEDPSERGARWPEPWPERLGKAPYWLDGSQTGVYGKPAPEDFAADLEHWRKVVRSSYLAGMGIDWKTIRNVMDMRAVYGGLAAALREMEVWVMNVVTIDSPDTLPVIYERGLFGIYHDWCESFSTYPRSYDLLHADHLFSKLKPRCKVLPVVVEVDRILRPNGKFIVRDDKETVDEIQSAVRSLQWEVRMTVSKNKEAMLCARKTTWRPTEVESR